TCATCGTCGTCGGCCTCGCGGTCGGTGAAGCCCGGCGGCAGCGACTCCCCGAAGCAGAGCGGTTCCGCGTTCCGATTCGCCGCTGGTACGCCGACGTGGTTCGGTCGTTCGACCAGCCCTCGCGGGTGGACTCGTTTCTGAACGTCGCGCTCGCTTTCGCGGTCATCGTGGCCGGCGCGAGTCTGGGCTACGCGCTCGTCGCGCCGGGGACGGGCGAGTCGTATTCGAGCCTGTCGCTTCTCACGCAGGACGCCGGGGGCGAGTTCGTCGCCGCCGACTACCCCGAAGCGCTGACGGTCGGCGAGCAGACCTCCCTGTTCGTCTCCGTCGAGAACGTCGAGGGCGAGGCGACGAGCTACACGCTCGTGGCCGAGCTCCAGCGAGTCGAGCGAGCGAACGGCGAGGTGACGGTCGTCGAGCGGCAAGTCCTCGGGTCGCGGACGGAGACCGTCGAAGACGGCGAGACGTGGCGGACCCGCCACAACTTCGCCCCGGCGCTGACCGGCGAGGACCTCCGGCTCACCTACTTCCTGTACGAGGGCGACGCGCCGGCGGAGCCGAGCACCGAGACGGCGTACCGCTCGGCGTACGTCTGGGTCACCGTGACCGAAGAACCGACCGCCGGCGGCGCGGACGACGCGGGCGACGACGCGTAACGCGAGCTCGCCCGCGGCGCGTCGGCCCCGGCGAAGCTGGCGGTCGCTCGGTCGTCGAGTAGAGCATCGAAAAAACCGCGTCGGAATGCGAACGTGGGTGCCTCTGTCGTCTGCGGCGTCACCGCGCGAGCGGCGCGCCGCGCGTAGTTTCTGTGTCCGTGCTGTGCCGTCGTGTCGTTTTCCTGCGTCGCCTCAGCCGTCGTTGTCTTCGAACGTCAGCGCCGCGTCGCCGGCCAGGTTCATCTTCGTGATGTCGCCCGAGAACCGGAAGGCGTCGATACCGTCCGTGACCGACCCCTTCGCCTTGCCGTTGGTGAGGCTGTCGTCGCTCTCCGTCGGCCCGACGAGCGGGTCGTTCAGGATGTCGCCGGAGACCATGAAGTCGTACGTCGTCTCCGTGCCGTCGCCCTCGACGACGAGGGTGTTCGGCAGGGAGAACACGGCGGGGTCGACCCGCGTGCCGTTGACGTAGACCTCGGCCTCGCCTTCGAGGAACGACAGCGACGTAATCGTGCCCGTGAAGGCGTACACGTCCTCGACGCCCTCGGTGGTCACCCAGCCCGTCGCGGAGCTTTCGGACACGTCGTCCCACTGTTCGATGGTGTCGCCCGAGGCTTCGAGCGTACCGCTGACGGTGACCTCGTACTGCGTCTCGGCACCGGTGCCGACGAGGCGCAGTTCGTTCTGACTGTCGGTGGTGTCGTCGGTCGAATCCGTCGACCCGTCCGTGCCCGAGTCGGTCGAACCGTCAGTGCCCGAGTCCGTCACGGCGTCCGTGACGGTACTCTCGGTTACCTGCTCGCCGTCGACGTGAATCTCGGCCTCGCCCTCGACGAAGCCGAAGGCGGTGACGCTTCCAGCGAAGTTGAACGTGTCCTCGACGCCCGCGGTCGTAATCCACCCGCTGGCGGAGGTACCGTCGATGGTGTCCCACGTCTCGATAGTGTCGCCCGAGGCTTCGAGCGCGTCGCTGACGGTGAACTCGTACTGGGTCGGCGTGCCCGTACCGACGAGGCGCAGTTCGTGCGAGAGGTCGGTCGAGTCGGTCGTCGAGTCGTCGGTCGAATCCGTCGACCCGTCCGTGTTCGAATCGGTGGAGTCGTCGGTCGTCGCGCCCGTGACGGTACTCTCGGACACCTGCTCGCCGTTGACGTGAATCTCGGACTCGCCTTCGAGGAACGAAAACGAGTCGATGTCGCCGGAGAACGTGTAGGCGTCCTCGACGCCGTCGGTCGTA
This genomic stretch from Haloferax volcanii DS2 harbors:
- a CDS encoding DUF1616 domain-containing protein — translated: MGSTSHSKGRLNRALGELSLDVPFALVIVVASSLVAALGVVPTVQALVGLPVLLFLPGYALLLALFPAGSSDAPTEGPSFGRFEWQPNLSLTERLALAFGMSVALLPVVGLTLLWTGVGLDTAPVLLALAAVIVVGLAVGEARRQRLPEAERFRVPIRRWYADVVRSFDQPSRVDSFLNVALAFAVIVAGASLGYALVAPGTGESYSSLSLLTQDAGGEFVAADYPEALTVGEQTSLFVSVENVEGEATSYTLVAELQRVERANGEVTVVERQVLGSRTETVEDGETWRTRHNFAPALTGEDLRLTYFLYEGDAPAEPSTETAYRSAYVWVTVTEEPTAGGADDAGDDA